The Panicum virgatum strain AP13 chromosome 3N, P.virgatum_v5, whole genome shotgun sequence genome includes the window GTCCTCCGATGGTCGGCGAGACGCGGGATGGGTGGAAATGGAATGGGAATTGGGGCGCGTTTGGGAGGGCGAAGCTGAGATTCTCTTGGGAAATGGGGATGGTGGCGGGATCCATTCACATTTCGAAGACGCGCGCTGCTGTTCGAAGTTTCAAACCCGAACAGTCTCCCGCCATTTCACCTGCCTCCGTCCCATATCGAGCACAACAGTATTTCGCTAACGGTGGCTGGGAAAAAAAACGAAAGGAGCAGACCCCGTTTCAAAAATGCAGGGCGATGGTACGTACACAACATATTATATTGAGACttcttttttaaataaaaagtcTGGAAAGAATTTGCTAATCTGATATTGATAGAGAAGAGTTTGTTACAGagaaaaatttatacaaaagaAACATGTGGCCTAAGCGCGCCCACATACTCATATTCAACTTGTTTGGCTGCCTGGTGGCTGATGTCTTATACTGATTtgttgtgaaagaaaaataGTAATACTATtgatttgatgtgagagaaaaacactgctggctgGTAGCTGACCAGCCAGCCGAATACAGAATTTCTCAAAGGTTCTTTGCTACTATGTGGTGCTACCAAAGGGGCCGTTGTGGATCTAGGATAGCTTGATCAGGGAAATTAAAGGCTGGTCCATAGACCAATCGTAGAAAAAAATGGTCTTTTCTTAGGATTTTTACTTTAGTTATCGTTTGTGATACTGCCTACACTTGTTCACCGTACCCTTGATTTTGTATTTATGCTTTTATGATGAACAGTTATAACTAGAATTCTACAAGAATTCAGCAAATCCATATGATCGGTACCGTATATTATTATCTCTGACATTTGCTAGGAATGCAATCAAAATATTGACGCAGCTGATCAAACTATGAATATCTATCCTGGATATTTAACCGACTGGATCCATAGGCagagtaaaaagataaaaggcaaaaataaaaaaattacaaaacaaaCATTTCTCGGTTACCACTAACTTTGTTTCTACTTACAATTAAATTGAACAACACTTTTATCCAAGGAAAATAATCCAACAAAAACCAACAGAAGCATAAATTAATTAGCGAAAATAATACAACACGTGCACAATCAGGCTGCCGCATTACCATGCCGAAGGAATGAATATCTACAGTCAGGGCATCCTCCTCGCCTCCGATCATCTACCTAGCGCGGCGAACCCTCCGCCGCGCATCATCTGCTTGAACTCCGTGAAGTCGACGcgcccgtcgccgtcggcgtccACCTTGCTGATCATCTTGCGGCAGTCCTCGGCCGCGCGGCCCTGCTTGAGGCCGAGGCTGGCCAGCACGGAGCGCAGCTCCTCGACGGTGATGTAGCCGTCGCCGTTCTGGTCGAAGACGTTGAACGCCTCCCGCATGTCCTCCTCGTCGCGCttgtcgccgtcgtcggcgccCTGGCCCTCGCCGACGATGGAGCGGTAGAGCTTGCCGAACTCCTCCACGTCCACGCACCCGTCGCCGTTGGCGTCGATCTTGCCCATGATGGCGTCCAGCTCGTCGTCGGGGATGTAGATGCCCAGGTTCCTCAGCGACTCGCCCAGCTCCTTCTTGGTGATCTGGCCGTCGCCGTTCTTGTCGAACATCTGGAACACCTTCCTCAGCTCCGACGAgtccatgctgctgctgctgctcgtggCCCTGTCTTCTTGCATTACTCCGATCCCGTCCTCCTCCGATCGATCAGCTTGCCTTGATTGATTTCTTGCATATATGTGCGATTCCTGGAAAATGGCAGGGAAGGGTCGGCCGGTAAACGGTTTTGTTcgccggagaagagattgttgTGTGGCGTGGAGCAAATGGCGGTGTCTATCTTTGTCGTGCATTCAACTGCTGGTAATTGCCATTTGTGTATGTTTTGTTAGATGCTCGAAGAAAACTAAAGGCTTTTTTTGGATAGCTCCTCCTCCTATTTTAGACTTGCATGTCTAGAATTGTATGAATAGTTCATAAACACCTAATAACATACTTGgatacaaattttttttcatcGATAACCTCATTTCCTACATTGAAGGCATCGCATATTTGATCTTCTTCAATATTGAATTCTAATTCAATAACAAGTGAAAGCCTTTTATCCCAAGCAAGATGTAGTATGTTGCTTCAATATCCTATATTACAAAAAAAGGAGGAAAAATCCACTGCCTTTTGAGTAACCAACATAGACAAGaaactccaaaaaaaaaaaagagtaaaatgcaccaaaagTCCACCAACTTGTAAGGGTGTACCATTTAGGTCGACGAAATACAAAAGTGCATTTCTAGATCCATCAACTTGTAATTATTGTCACTTAGGTTCATAAACTATGAAAGTATATTTTTagatccataaacttgtaatttgtgtcacttaggtccataaactccgAAAGTGCGTTTTTTTGGTTTCATGAACTTCATCCATGAGCAATCGTGTAGCTATAGACCCTAAAAGGTCGCCCCAATATAGCTATCCATGAATACCTTTCAACCCCTCACCGAGAACCACTCTGGGTTGACCCAAATCTAGCATCGTCACAAGATTTTTCGCCACAACAACTTGCACCACCATATCCGGCCACCCACGCCACAAAGTATATAATATCCCCTACCACGGTACACATGTTGTTGAGTACGTCTATAACCTTCTTCATCTTTCCAAAGCAGTCACCCCCTACTCTCCACCCATATTACGGCAGTCTGAAAGCCTTTGAATCCCAATACATGTTAATAACCTCCAAAATAAGTCTTGcatccccctctcctctccatATGCACTTGATTTGAAAATGGGGTTcaaattgaggagaaacttactcagcatcggctgagatggtttgaacatgtccaacgaaggcctcctgaggcgccggtgcgtaatgggatccttgagctagtcgataatgtaaagatgggtagaggtagacctaaactgacgtgggatgagtcggttaagagagaccttaaggattggaacatctctaaagagatagctttggataggagcgcttggagactagctatcaatgtgcctgaaccttgaacttatttctttcgggtttcatctctagcctaccccaacttgcttgggaaaaaaggctatgttgttgttgttgttgttgacaaAACTCCAGCAATGTGTGGGAACCGTATAGATTCATATTGGTGCGATATCAATGCATTAAGACACTAGGTGGAGAGGTATGGATCTAgatgacacaaattacaagttttaGAACCTAGGAATGAACTTTCagagttcatggacctaaatgACATAAATTACTAGTTTATGAACCCAGAAATGTAATTTTGAAGTTGATGGACCGAAGTGACACCCTCttacaagttgatggacctctGGTGCATTTTACTAAAAAAAACATAGACAAGCAACCGTAGATACATCTCAAAGAAGGGTTCAGATTGGATTATAGACAGGGTCTCTGTTTTTAAGGCGCCGCCTAGgcatcgcctaggcgacaaggcggttCCCATCGCCTTGCTTAAGgctcgccttagcccgcctaggcgtcgcctaggtgaCTGAGCAGCTCCCcatcgcctcgccttaccgctttaaaaaccTTGGACAGGGCATACCAAAATCTTAATATGACTATTCCTATTTTGATGAACACTATAAAAGATTGATCGTTATTAATCACCACACCAACTTTGCATTTTCCTCATCTGCCTTAGACAATTCAGTTATTCCTTCTGTTCCAGAGTACACCACTTTCAAAACATCAATATTGCTACAAGGTCAAATTTTACTACCTATTTCTTTCAAAGTAAACAACAAATCACGACCACAGATCATCGACACCCAGATGACACAACAAAGTTTATCATTAACAGCATAAGTCTGAAGAGACAAAAGGCAG containing:
- the LOC120663785 gene encoding probable calcium-binding protein CML28, with the protein product MHDKDRHRHLLHATQQSLLRRTKPFTGRPFPAIFQESHIYARNQSRQADRSEEDGIGVMQEDRATSSSSSMDSSELRKVFQMFDKNGDGQITKKELGESLRNLGIYIPDDELDAIMGKIDANGDGCVDVEEFGKLYRSIVGEGQGADDGDKRDEEDMREAFNVFDQNGDGYITVEELRSVLASLGLKQGRAAEDCRKMISKVDADGDGRVDFTEFKQMMRGGGFAALGR